Sequence from the Mauremys mutica isolate MM-2020 ecotype Southern chromosome 2, ASM2049712v1, whole genome shotgun sequence genome:
TAAGTTTTCTTTTATTGTACACAGTAAGCTTGAAAGCAGAATACAGCTCTGTAGAATGAATCTCAAATTCTCTGCTCCTCTTTCTGCCCTTACTTACAGCATACTTACCTTTGACTAGCATCTTAAGATTCAAAGGCCAGTCCTTTACTCAGTAAAATCTGTTCTGAGTCGAGCAGTGGCCAATAGCTTGATGCTACAGAGGATGGGGAAGAAAACCCCTATATTTGTGAAATGCTATACGTTTGGAGGAAAAATTCTTCCGGATACTGTTTTGATCAGTTTATTCCACAAATCATGAGTTTTTATAATATTTAGATGTTTAATGCCATCTGCAATCTACACAATGCAATAAATGGATAATTTGTGCTTGGTTTAATTGTATCTGGGTATCTAAAAGAGTTTACATGTAAACTTGTTTACTATTAGCATGGATTTGTTAATCTGAAGGTTTTTCAGATCTGattgtctttttttaaactaaatgtcagtctaaggcagtggtccccaacctttttcgtctggcaccACGGAGGACAGTggtggcggacaagcatccgccgaaatgctgcagaaatttgtcagtggcaagcagcgtcatccagaggtgtcggcCAGTACGCAAGCGCACTTAGACTCCCTGGTGGGCGCCATGGCccccacgggcaccacgttggggacccctggtctaagggcttggctatacacgggttgtactgctttaactatactgcTTTACTTAAAGCAGTACAATCCCCCCTAGTGTGaacagttatactggcataaagaTGCTCTCTACCAATTTTGCTCTTCCTGTACCGGAAGGGCAATAAACTATATTggcataaggcacctttatagtGACAGAACTGCATCTACATGGGGGCTTGTAGTGGTTTAatggttttgctttaaaaaaaaaaaaatcaaccaaaatACTGGTACAAAAACTTTGTGTAGACCAGGTTGCAAGTGCATTTTAACTTTCCCAGTTCATTTCAACCTAATTGTAAGTTGAGGCAACAGTCACATCCAACAAAATATGCATCTCCATTAGCTTTTAGAGTTTTTGTGGTGTTTATATATGTAGATAGATAATCCTGACAGGCTCACTTGAAAAATGAATACTGAAATGATCCAAAAATACCAGTTGTGAAAAGAAAGCGGCCTCATGCTTGAACTTTCATTTGAATTTGGACAACTCATTAATTTGTTGCAGATAAAACAATAAAGTTATGGAAAATAAGTGAAAGGGACAAAAGACCGGAGGGCTATAACTTGAAGGAAGAAGATGGGCGGTATAGGGACCCTTCTACAGTTACAACACTACGGGTGAGTAGCTCCTCTATCTAGTGGGAGAGTCCTCAGAGTCACCATCTGAGGGTAAGTGAGTATTTAGCCTCATTTAATAGATCGGGATCTAAGGCAGAGGCAGTTTGATTGACTTTCTCAAGGTCCCATATATAAGTCTGTGGCTCAGCTGGCAATAGAAGTCAGAACTCCTGACTCCATGTGCCAGTCATTCTCTGCAAGACCATCCTTTGTATAGTGATATTAACCATGAGCTTCCTATGGTGTCCCACATATTGTACACCAGCTGTTCCTTGCCTGCTATGCACAGGACATTGATTTCTGAAGTGGCTTCTGGGTCAGGCTGGTGGAGGTGCATTGGATGGGTGGCTGTCAGTACACATTTATATTACATGCACACCttatattttgtgttttcttGTATTTTTCAGGTGCCAGTATTCAGACCCATGGATCTTATGGTTGAAGCCAGTCCACGAAGAATATTTGCAAATGCTCACACGTATCACATCAACTCTATCTCCATCAATAGTGATTATGAAACATACCTATCTGCAGATGACTTGCGGATTAATCTGTGGCACCTAGAAATTACAGACAGAAGTTTTAGTATCTTTTTATCGGAGAAAGACTTTTTGCCATAACCAAAGTTGTTAGATTTCTCTTTTCCCTTGAAGTGTTGTATGCTTAAGACATCTTCCATTTCTTAGTTATTTTTCAGTTGCAATTGCAGAGAATATTGCTACTGGCATGCCAATACCCGAGGATCCTTTTTAGGCAACATAAGGCAAAGCGGAGTTATGATTAATGTTCGTTGTTTTCCTGGCAAAAAATTAGGGCAAAATCATGGCATTGGTTATTAGAAAGGAGGAAAAGGTAAAGCTCCAGGAACAcaagaggagcagggctggaaagAGAACGATTTGACAGTATTTGTCTTTTGAAACGAATCTTGAGCTACGTTATGGGTCCAATCTGCGAGAGAGGTACCATCGTCAGTCCTTCAAATTATTGGTCTGCCACAGAACttcccagcccccttctctctctctctctctctctctttctgtgttcCCCTGCCGCCCCACCACTCCACTTCTGCACACATGCGAAAAGGTTCTAGGTCTCTAGAATCACAGGAGTATATTCAGCCACTACTGTACGGGGAGCAGGAGCTAGAGCAGTGGGCAAATAAGGAGTCTgagtttttgaggaaaaaaacacaacaggaaatcacaAAATCCATGACTCCTATGACAATCAGCCTTGGTTATGTTGCAGCATTTGGTGAAATTAGACGCAGGCCAGCTGATGCTCTAGAGAGCGAAACTGAACAACTGATGTAgtgcaaaatcatttttttagaATGTtggattttaattattttaagctTATAAAATATATTGGTGATTGTTGCTTACTAGATTATagaaaaaatttaaaatgacGGCATGTTTATATTTCAGGACTGGTTTTATAGACAATTAAAAGAAGACTGTTTCCATTTTTCGAGTAGATAAATAACCCCCAGAGGGAGCCTGTGGCAGAGTCCTGTCTCCCAGTTCCCTGCTGCCACACTGCTACCTTCCTCTTTTGATTGTTTTATGTTTGTCTGTTTTAGATACCCATTTATTGGTGATTGGAGAGGCTTTGTGGAATAAATGTATAAAGCTGTATAAGTGTGTTCTGAAAATTTGTAGAGAGAATTCCTTAATAAAACGCTTTCTAGATATTGTAGATATTAAGCCTGCCAACATGGAAGAGCTGACAGAGGTGATAACAGCTGCAGAGTTCCATCCTAACAGCTGTAATACATTTGTATACAGCAGTAGTAAAGGAACAATTCGTCTGTGTGACATGAGAGCATCGGCACTCTGTGACAGACATTCAAAATGTGAGTTCTACTTCGTTATTGAtttccttttcccccacccccgtttTTTAAAGCATTCAGCATTTCAGTACTAGAGAAAGCTatgggcttatctacacttgaaatgctgcagctgagccactgtagatgctacctatgctgaggggaggggtTCTCTCATCAGCAAAGGTAATTCACCTCCCTGAGAAGTGGTAGCttgggtcaacagaagaattcttctgttaaccccgtgtagacagtgctaggtcaagtTGGCTTAACTACGCTGCTTGGGGTGTGGATATTTCAGACCCAggagtgatgtagttaagccaacttaattttctagtgtagacagtgctatgtgtAGTGTCTAAGCATCAAGTACTGTAAACTGAGGCTTTTGTCAATAAATTTCTAACACACCTCACTGAGTGTGTATAATGAATTTCCTTAGtatgggggaaaagaggaaaaaaacaacaacaaaatcttagTGGGATGTTGGGTTTATCTCCTTGCTTGAGTGAAAACAGTAACTTAATGTTACTGCAACTTAAAAAATTAATGCCAGAGGACTGGTTAATTGAGAGGATTGGAAACAGCTTAATGCAGCCTTTAACTTTTAAATTACTGGTTCAGTTCAAACTCAGGTCTGTAGCTAATGCTCAAGACTTGCAAATGAGTACACCCTCCAAAAGTTAGATTCCTCCCTCtgtcttggatttttttttttattgtgaccAATTTATAGAAAGCAATATGTATAGTGATTTGCCTTTACTTCTATCTTACATAGACTCGATTCATTATCGCTTTAGAAGCTAAATCCAACATTTACTTCACCATATGGAGGTCACATTACAGAGCTTTGTCTTTCTGAAATATTACATGTAATGGCAGCAAGGCTATCTATTCTAGCTCAGCTAATACATTGTAAATGTGTAATAAGCTTATTTGGGTATATCCTGTTTTAGCAGGGACTTGTATCCTGGACTTCTGAGGAGATGGACTCAGTGGTCCAAAGATCTTATATCTGACTGGTTTTAATTCTTCCTGCATTTTTGATGTTACAGCCTTAGGCCATGGATATAAGTGGCATTTGCCGTATACATCAGTATGCAACTTTTAATGTTCTTGTGCCAATATTTCTTATGACGATAAGTTTTCTTCCTTCATCTGGCCATCAAACACTAGATAACTAACAGCACCTGCAGTGTTTCTAATCAGTCTGTGTAGTATGATGAGTATGCTGTATTAGGGTATGGGAAAGGCTCCTCAATCTGTGCATGTATAAAATGCAGTCCCAGAACCATTTGAGATTTTTGCCAAGGTTCATATTGAAATGATTGTTTTGAAGCATGAGAGTTTGTATGGAATTGGCTTAGTTTTGAATAGATGTGCTTTGCTGATCGGCATGCCTGTTTTTTACTTAGTGTTTGAAGAACCAGAAGACCCTAGCAACAGATCGTTTTTCTCTGAAATCATCTCTTCCATATCTGATGTAAAATTCAGCCATAGTGGTCGATATATGATGACTAGAGATTATCTGTCAGTGAAGATCTGGGATTTAAATATGGAAAACAGACCTGTGGAAACATACCAGGTATTCAGTGAAATTTCATACACTGGTATTATAAACTTTGGAAGTATGTCATGTCCTGAGTATGGCTGTGATCCCATAATTGGATCTGTGTGTACAGATCCCTGTTCCTATGCAGAGCTTCAGCAAAGACAGTGGGGCACAAAGACACACACGGGTCTGCTCTCTGTGATCTGATTGTAGGATTAAGATCTACATTTTAACATGTATGACATGCTTTTTCTCATGGGGTGGGACTCAGGAAGGGTGCAATAAGCGTGACTTGCATTCTGGGCCACAAGTTAGCATAGTGATGGTGTTTTGCAACATCAGAGAGGAGACCAGAGTTCACACCTTTCTGCCTGGGCACCAGGAGGCAGTATTGTGCAGGACACTTGCTCAGTTTAGGGACAGTCCAGTGCCATGGAGTGAATTGTGACGCTCCCTGACAACTTACAGGGTGGACTGAGAGTATCCGAAGGGGGCCCCGTTCCGTTTTCCTTAAGAGTCAAGTTGGTCTCTGTGTAGCTTGCTTGGACactttcatgctttttaaatattaaagaaaCTTTTTTCCCCTTAGGTGCATGAATACCTCAGAAGTAAACTTTGTTCTCTGTATGAGAATGACTGCATTTTTGACAAATTTGAGTGCTGTTGGAATGGATCGGACAGGCAAGTCTAACTGTTTTTCTTCACATATTTAAGCCTTAGTTTTGGGAATGGGAAGCAGCACTATGGGTTCCTTCTGACATGAGAAATTCAAAATGTAGCCTCAAATGTATGAATCCTTTTCTTCTTGGGTTTGGTTGTATTTTACAGTATTATGAGCTAATGTAATGTATATTAGCCCTTACTGTGGGAGTCTTGCAATTTGATATGCAGGGAGTGAGAATCCACCCATGCAGATTTTATTGCTGGATTGAGGCCTTTGATACTCTTTACCCTGGAGAGTATATATTTCTTATGACTGTAAGTTGCCTAATATGCTTTGGAAGCTGTTGTTCTCATTAATAATCCTGTCTTGAAAATATGTAGATAATCCTCtaagcatttcatttttttttaaatgacttttcaAGCTTGCCTTGCATGGCTGCCTCCCCAGTAACATTACTGTTAGCTTAAGTTGaatgatgattaaaaaaaaaaatgcattgagCCACTCATTTGCCAAATCTAAAGCAGCTCTTTGGATCCCCATCTGTTTCATCATGAGGGGAACAATCTCTTGAAACAAAACAGCTGTTTATCCAAATATTTGGATAATCTCTAAGCATATTTGCCTAACTGAAAATCTGCTATATTTTAATTTGGTGATCTTAAACTAGCCAACTCTAAGGTGGTGTATCAAAAATTGGGTATATTTTGGTCCTGATGCTCATGCAACTCTAGCAATGTACTTTGAGCCAAATTCAAAATTCTGCTCCTTCTGGCTATTAGTAATTTCTTTCCAGGGTACACTCTGTTGCCAGCCAGAAGGGCAATACTGACTGCTTACATGCAGAAATTCAAATGCTTGTCTTAATCACAGAACCTTGTAACAGGTTGTGATGtttcccagggttgtgaggcacctctctaccacctgcccttagtgtgaggatGTTTTCGGTGCCCGCTGTGGTTCAGCTCCCTGAATCTACTAGCCTCTGGCAACACAATTCTCCACAGGCCTTGCTCTCTCTGAACAGGTTAGCAGTAGGCACACACCAACTCTGGACTTTTCCGAGCATCCCTCTGGAGTGTTCAGACCTGTTGCACTGAACGCTCACAGAGCTCTGATTCGCTACTCCCAAAGGAATAGCACACCCCAGCTTGCAAGGAGTCAACTCAGGATCCCCACTCATCTTAACATACAGCACTTAGATAtagttatagtgaaaacaagaataagtttagtatcaaagaacagagattcaagtaataagaagaatattggaaacaaatagttgcatacaaaacaaaatcataacatgctttctagaacCTAAATTTAACTCTCAAGACATTCTCTTGTCTCCTACAAGAGACagtcagtggtgaaagaacaggttaaggactatttagaaaagctggatatgcacaagtccatggggccggatgcactgcatccgagggtgctgagggagttggcggatgtgattgcggAGCCATTGGCCAGTATCTtggaaaactcgtggtgatcgggggagTTGCCAGACGATTGAGAAaaggcaaacatagtgcccatctttgaaaaagggaaggaggagaatccaGAGAACTATAGATTGctcagccttacctcagtccctggaaaaatcatggagcaggtcctcaaggaatccattttgaagcacttggaggagaggaaggtgatcaggaacagtcgacatggattcaccaagggggagtcatgcctcaccaacctgattgccttctgtgatgaaataactgtctctgtggatatgggggaagcagtggacgtgatatatcttgactctagcaaagcttttgatacggtctcccacggtattcttgccagcaagttattggattggatgaatggactaaaggtggatagaaagctggctagattgttgggctcagcgggtaatgatcaacggctcaatgtctagttggcagctggtatcaagtggagtgccccaggggtcggtcctgggtcccatcttcattaatgatctggataatgggatggattgcaccctcagcaagttttcagatgacacaaagctgtggggagaggtaaatacgcttgcaggtagggatagggtccagagtgacctagacaaattggaggattgggccaaaagaaatctgatgaggttcaacaaggaccagttcagagtcctgcactttggacggaagaatcccatgcactgctactgactggctaagcgacagttctgcagaagaggacctggggattacagtgaacaagaagctggataggagtcaacagtgtgcccttgttgacaagaaggctaatggcgtattgggctgcattagtaggagcgttgccagaggattgagggaagtgattattcccctctattcggcactggtgtggccacatctggagtattgcatccagatTTGGACCCTCCActaaaaggatgtggacaaattggagagagtccagcagagggcaatgaaaatgaaattagGGGGCTTGGGCACATGACTtattaggagaggctgagggaacagagcttatttagtctgcagaagagaagagtgaagggggattggatagcagccttcaactacctgaaagggggttccaaagaggatggatctagactgttctcagtggtagcagatgacagaacaaggaggaatggtctcaagttgcagtgggggaggtctaggttggatattagggaaaactgtttcactaggagggtggtgaagcactggaatgggttacctagggaggtggtggaatctccttccttacaggtttttaaggtcaggcttgacaaagccctggctgggatgatttagttggggttggtcctgctttgatcagggggttggactagatgacctcctgaggtctcttccaaccctgatattttatgaagaTAGCTTCCCCAAGTCCTCTCCCCAGGGTTCTCAACTAAATTGGCAGAGCCCCCCTTTCATAAAATTGAGTCCGCTGGCAATTTTTCTTCACAGATGGATGGATGCCAGGGTGTCTCTGCACTGCCAGATATAGCAGAAGAGACTTTCAAGGTTCACCTGAgtgccttccttctccctccccccccccccccgccccccgtttaCCTCTTCCTGTTAATTTCCTTCTGAAGTTCCCTTCAGCTCTTTACTAGCATTTGACTTAGTATGGTAATAGACTCCTCTTGTCTGTCACCCAGGGAGATAAGTGTCTGATAAATTTTGTCTCAAGACACGCTACCTTTGAGTGACCTGCTTTCAACCACAGACCTAGAGAACATAAATTTTAGTACATATACATAATTCCTCACATATTATCTGTACATGCATCTCATAGTGAGAGGGATGACCattgtgacacaggctttcagtaaAAATCTTACATGTGTTCACCAAATTGGTCATGTGATCCCTATACTCCTGTGAACCCCTGTTGGCATCAAAAGATCCTTGGGTCACACAGGTATAATCTATAAGGCTTAATCCTGTGAAATATTGAGCATCTGTTGAAGCATGCTGAGCAAACTAACTGCCCAAAGTCAGttggagttgaggatgctcaaccccttgtaggattgggcccataatcattttaaaaactgtgTTTAGCTCCCAAAGAATCAAAATTAGTCCTCTGTGATTCAGAAAATACTGCTGTTTTGAGTTGGGGTATGACCATATTTGATACTTCTTGAAGTTAATAACTTAGATGTTTTTCTGAAGTATTGCTTTGCACGGGGACTGTTTGTTGGGGTTAATTTTGGCACAATGTGAATTCATGTGACAAAGAATTTACGTAGCGAGAGCTCCCAGTAACAAGGTCTTTGCAAAGGTAGTTGATTGAGTGGTTCTGGATAAAAATCTGAGTTGTACCTCTAGTGGCTTTTAAAATAGCTGTTTGGGGTGAAAAAATTCTATTGGCGGCTACAGGCCCTAGTTCTGTAAGGTTCCGAGTGCCCtcctctcccactgacttcaagagcaCATAGCATGGGTGATACAGCTTCTTACAGCAGCAGGCCCAAAATAGGCGACCTTGTTTCCTCACCAGTGTGCAACTCAAAAGATATTTTCTGAAAGGGTGAAGGGGAATGGAAAAGCAGGATTTCTGGGTTCTTGTAGGGTGGAAGGAGGATCTTGTGATTAAGACATTGGACTGGGAATTGGGTGATGAGTGGTTCACATGGGACCTTGAGTTAATCACTTACTCTTCCTGTGCGCCTCAGctccctagctgtaaaatgtgAACACATACTTTATTTTCACTACCCTTTGTCTTCTCTGTTtgaattgtaagctctttgggccagggactcTTTCTATTTATACATACAGCGCCTAGCACTGTGGAGCCCTGTTCTCAGTTGAGGCCTCcaggcactaccgtaatacaaataactccctctttttaaaatgtggcattTTTGGATTAATCTTTAGTTTTCTTATTTCCAGTGTTGTCATGACGGGATCTTACAACAATTTCTTCAGAATGTTTGACAGAAACACGAAGCGAGACATCACCTTAGAAGCATCACGGGAAAATAATAAACCCCGCACTGTTTTGAAGCCCCGCAAAGTCTGTGCGAGTGGCAAGCGAAAGAAGGATGAAATTAGCGTTGACAGCCTAGACTTCAACAAGAAGATACTACATACAGCCTGGCATCCCAAGGAAAATATCATTGCTGTAGCTACTACAAACAACTTGTATATATTTCAAGACAAAGTGAATTAGGATTGGCATTCCTAACAGAAGAGTCCACTTCCTGCATAGTTGAGATAGTTGAATCTAGCATTTGTACCTGTAAATGAAAGAGAATAAAAGAGAGAGGTCCATTGTGGCACCCCTTTCCAGTGTTTAAAAATGTGCCATATGACACACTTTTTTTTAGCTACATGGAGAAAGCTCTGTTGATCCATCACAGTGGTGTTCTCCATGTTTGCTAGCCATTTAGGTGAGGGTAGGGCACTTTTTAATTTAATGACTACTTGCACCATCTTGCCTAATGGACTAGATTGGACTGTATCAACATTGGTTTACTCCACTTTTTATGCCTTCCATTGTGATGACGTCAAACACAGGGAAAGCCTTCAGTCATGCTATGGGATTTAATTGTGTAACCTCATTACTGTATCATTTGTGGCCCTTTTTTATTAAATGCAACTCATTCTTGCTGTGGCTTGTAGCATTCCTCCTCCTggactcccccttcccctccttcaTTCCCTCCACCCATCCCTGGTGGTGGCGtatagaaaaaaatgaaataaagcaCATGAAATGGGTCAGTTTGGGGTCAGTGGTAAAGGGGTCTATGTTGCGAACAAATGTTTTAATAAGCAGTTGACTGTAATCACTCCTTGCCATGTTTGGCaccaaaaaagagaaaataaggaagaaaaaaaaaactactgAATAAAAGTGACAAAGAATGAAGAatctgggtttttttctccttttttttaatCTACCTCTTTATACAAATATTCTGTGTTTTACCTTAGATGCATGAAAATAATGTCTTTTTGTAATAATTTTAAcgagtattaattattatttttcagcaggcaggggagagagggagggtttTCGCAACTGTCTGGCTGTCATTCATGTATGAAAATGAACATTCTGATTCTGGTATTTATTGACCATTTCCATTTCAAAAACCTTGAAATGCTACCAGACTTTGCCATAGTCATGAACAGTAATTGACCTGTTCCGTCTCCTAAAAGCCCCTTTATCTGTTAATTAAACTATCCTTTATGTCTGAGTGTCTGAATTTGTAGAATTCAAATCCATTTATTGGGGACTAACTTTTTAATCTCATCCTAATTTTATGTAATGCTTTGTTTAGAATACAAAGCCAGTGTTTTTTAATTGTTGTTAAAATTCTTGTTCAACAGTATGATGTAGTAGAAAACTAATCTCAAGTGATTATAGATGAGAATTTACACTGCATTCTGAGTACAtatatattttctgtattttattgCTATCACTGTCTGAATGGAAATGTAGATTACCATATGAGTGCTGCTCCTTTCTTCTGGCTTTTTAAAGCAATTAAAGATCAACTTCAAAAGGTACAATGATCAGAAAATGCTTGAAGTACAGAAACTGCATGAAATAAATCTTAATAGTTGTCTGTAAGTTGATTTTAAACTCTTTTTAAGTAAATAAGGCTTATCCAAAGATGAAGTATTGGATACTAACATTTTTTAAAGCTTGTGGGTTTTTACCTCCAATATGTTTTTGCTAATTGTGCTCTTCTGGTGCACTATAAGGTCTAAGTTGTACTTACCATTCAACAAACAGTCAATGGCGTTTTAGTCCATAGTAAAGCCTACCATTGATTGGGAGGAACTATACTTCTAAATCAACTGTTTAAATTCTTTTTGTGATTTAGTTGTAAGTAAAAACTTCTATAATGCTTCAATAACCCAATCAACGTAAACATTGTTTCTGCTGTAAAATGTTAGCAGGATTGCACATCGTTAACAGGATCACTGATGCAACACTATGCCTTAGTTTCATTCAAACTTGTATAGTGTTTTGGAAATGTTAAACGCTCTAAATATTTATTACGTTTTGCTTTGCGTGGATACAATATATAACTCTTTTGTAACATTGACCTGTGAGGAATTTTGTGAGAGTATGAGCTATACCTTTATCCATTTTCATTTGTTGGCCTTACCAAAATTTAACACTCCTAGGGATCGTAACTGATGGGCAAGTCAAATATTAAGCCCCAGCCTCACATATTATTGTGCACTAGCTTAATTTTGTTCAAATTATTAGTCTCCTTGAAGTATTTggaactacttgtgtgagta
This genomic interval carries:
- the PPP2R2A gene encoding serine/threonine-protein phosphatase 2A 55 kDa regulatory subunit B alpha isoform isoform X4 — translated: MAGAGGGGNDIQWCFSQVKGAVDDDVAEADIISTVEFNHSGELLATGDKGGRVVIFQQEQENKIQSLSRGEYNVYSTFQSHEPEFDYLKSLEIEEKINKIRWLPQKNAAQFLLSTNDKTIKLWKISERDKRPEGYNLKEEDGRYRDPSTVTTLRVPVFRPMDLMVEASPRRIFANAHTYHINSISINSDYETYLSADDLRINLWHLEITDRSFNIVDIKPANMEELTEVITAAEFHPNSCNTFVYSSSKGTIRLCDMRASALCDRHSKLFEEPEDPSNRSFFSEIISSISDVKFSHSGRYMMTRDYLSVKIWDLNMENRPVETYQVHEYLRSKLCSLYENDCIFDKFECCWNGSDSVVMTGSYNNFFRMFDRNTKRDITLEASRENNKPRTVLKPRKVCASGKRKKDEISVDSLDFNKKILHTAWHPKENIIAVATTNNLYIFQDKVN
- the PPP2R2A gene encoding serine/threonine-protein phosphatase 2A 55 kDa regulatory subunit B alpha isoform isoform X3; its protein translation is MQYSISGAGGGGNDIQWCFSQVKGAVDDDVAEADIISTVEFNHSGELLATGDKGGRVVIFQQEQENKIQSLSRGEYNVYSTFQSHEPEFDYLKSLEIEEKINKIRWLPQKNAAQFLLSTNDKTIKLWKISERDKRPEGYNLKEEDGRYRDPSTVTTLRVPVFRPMDLMVEASPRRIFANAHTYHINSISINSDYETYLSADDLRINLWHLEITDRSFNIVDIKPANMEELTEVITAAEFHPNSCNTFVYSSSKGTIRLCDMRASALCDRHSKLFEEPEDPSNRSFFSEIISSISDVKFSHSGRYMMTRDYLSVKIWDLNMENRPVETYQVHEYLRSKLCSLYENDCIFDKFECCWNGSDSVVMTGSYNNFFRMFDRNTKRDITLEASRENNKPRTVLKPRKVCASGKRKKDEISVDSLDFNKKILHTAWHPKENIIAVATTNNLYIFQDKVN
- the PPP2R2A gene encoding serine/threonine-protein phosphatase 2A 55 kDa regulatory subunit B alpha isoform isoform X1; the encoded protein is MFLKFSLRSIFYGAGGGGNDIQWCFSQVKGAVDDDVAEADIISTVEFNHSGELLATGDKGGRVVIFQQEQENKIQSLSRGEYNVYSTFQSHEPEFDYLKSLEIEEKINKIRWLPQKNAAQFLLSTNDKTIKLWKISERDKRPEGYNLKEEDGRYRDPSTVTTLRVPVFRPMDLMVEASPRRIFANAHTYHINSISINSDYETYLSADDLRINLWHLEITDRSFNIVDIKPANMEELTEVITAAEFHPNSCNTFVYSSSKGTIRLCDMRASALCDRHSKLFEEPEDPSNRSFFSEIISSISDVKFSHSGRYMMTRDYLSVKIWDLNMENRPVETYQVHEYLRSKLCSLYENDCIFDKFECCWNGSDSVVMTGSYNNFFRMFDRNTKRDITLEASRENNKPRTVLKPRKVCASGKRKKDEISVDSLDFNKKILHTAWHPKENIIAVATTNNLYIFQDKVN
- the PPP2R2A gene encoding serine/threonine-protein phosphatase 2A 55 kDa regulatory subunit B alpha isoform isoform X2, which translates into the protein MVNCKFIYSFLLLARAGGGGNDIQWCFSQVKGAVDDDVAEADIISTVEFNHSGELLATGDKGGRVVIFQQEQENKIQSLSRGEYNVYSTFQSHEPEFDYLKSLEIEEKINKIRWLPQKNAAQFLLSTNDKTIKLWKISERDKRPEGYNLKEEDGRYRDPSTVTTLRVPVFRPMDLMVEASPRRIFANAHTYHINSISINSDYETYLSADDLRINLWHLEITDRSFNIVDIKPANMEELTEVITAAEFHPNSCNTFVYSSSKGTIRLCDMRASALCDRHSKLFEEPEDPSNRSFFSEIISSISDVKFSHSGRYMMTRDYLSVKIWDLNMENRPVETYQVHEYLRSKLCSLYENDCIFDKFECCWNGSDSVVMTGSYNNFFRMFDRNTKRDITLEASRENNKPRTVLKPRKVCASGKRKKDEISVDSLDFNKKILHTAWHPKENIIAVATTNNLYIFQDKVN